GAGCTCTTTAGTTTTACATGATGACCTTGGGTGTGGGAAAAGGAAAAGATGGCGGGAAGCTGGGGGGTGGGACAGGGACGATGACATGCCGCAGCTGCATTTTGATTTGGAAACTTTGGAGAAAGTGTTCTCGGCTGGACCTGCGTTCTGGGTTACAGATGAGCACGACTAGCCCTTTTTATACACCCTCCCCCTTTAGATAGTGACGAAGTGATGAATTGAACTAATAGTACGGGGGTACCTGCTCACTTTCCAGATCTCCCGTGTTGTAAAGCCATTTTTTTTATAAGCCAAAACACATCAACAATAGTGACAATTTCAGATGTCCCCTACATATAGTTCTCCTGCTTTGGTCTTGTGTTCACCAGTGGTAagagttgttgtttttaattgtgtTAACAGTTAGCAGATGACCAGATAGTCTTAAGTCATAGATTTCAAGCTTCTATCACCCACCAAATGTGTCCTCTCTGTACCCTTCCCACTTTGTGATTGTAGTTTCCAAAACATAGCAGTTCTGTAAACGTAACACTGAGTACCCTACTTGGGTCGGCTCCATCTGGAGCACTTGATCGCTTTTGAGAAGTAACTCGCAAACCAGCGCGCTTCGTGCTGGTCAAAAGTTAAATGACAAGCGACAGTGAAGCTGATTTCTTTCCTACTCTGCCTTCTGCCACTGGTGTCCAGCATTGGGGGAAGGGGACTTCCTAACAGcaagtgtagttttaattttgctCTGCCTTTGGTACGTCTTGTACTTCTTGTCAATTCCTCCTTGCTTTTCCTCattgtatttctttgtttctcttctaTCACAGTCAGGATGGCTAAAGGTGACCCCAAGAAACCAAAGGGCAAGATGTCCGCTTATGCCTTCTTTGTGCAGACATGCAGAGAAGAACATAAGAAGAAAAACCCGGAGGTCCCTGTCAATTTTGCGGAATTTTCCAAGAAGTGCTCTGAGAGGTGGaaggtatttttcttttgtacccTTCAAACTAGTCTTAGTTGGGTTTCTCACTTTGGGGTTACTTACCTTCAGAGTTTCTCCCAGATAGCTGCTTGCTTCCTCTTTTACTTTTACTTAGAATCATTTTTGCTTGTCTtaagaattttgtgtgtgtgcttttatttttttaaggcccTGCACAGGTTTCAGGCCTTTACCTACCCCCTTTTGCAAGTGGTTCTAGCAACTGCCAGTTTAATCACAGGAAACTGAATAGGTATGTGTTCACTGCATCGAGGGATTTAACGAGTCCTGTTCTTTGCAGACGATGTCCGGGAAAGAGAAATCTAAATTTGATGAAATGGCAAAGGCAGATAAAGTGCGCTATGATCGGGAAATGAAGGATTATGGACCAGCTAAGGGAGGCAAGAAGAAGAAGGATCCTAATGCTCCCAAAAGGCCACCGTAAGTGACTGTAGGATTGAAGATAACAATTAATaccttttcttctgcttggaaGATTTGGTTTTTTGGTCGTCCTGtatttcatttcaaaatgaaatattttttaaaagatacttaaaAGATGGCAATACCTCTGCAAACCATTCTGTACTTGGGCTTTACGATGCAGTGCCAGCGTTGTCTGTGGTTAAGGCTGAAGTGTTTGTGGGCTGTGCGTGCACATTCACAGTGGTTGTCTGTTGGCCTTTCCATTGTGAAGGAGGCACTCTAGTTTTGGTTGTTAGGGTCCTTGAAGTATGTTCTTTATGCCTTTCCTAGTAACTGAAAGATTGGGACAGCACCATATATATATGCgcgtatatatacgcatatatattatatatgcatacgcacacacacacacagagcaccatatatatatgcgcatatatatacgcatatatattatatatgcatacacacacacacacatatatatttgagatggagtttcgctcttgttgcccaggctggagtgcaaggtgtgatcttggctcaccgcaacctccacctcctgggttcaagtgattctcctgcctcagcctcctgagtagctgggattacagacatgcaccaccatgcccggctaattttttttttatgtttttagtagagacggggtttctccatgttggtcaggctggtctgaaactcccaacctcaggtgatccgcttgcctcggcctcccaaagtgctggaattacaggcgtgagccgcgcACCATATATTTTTCTaaccttatatattttagaaccTACAACTTTGTAGCATTGTATATGGTATCATAGATTACTTCACTTTAGGGAGAAGTCATAGTGGTAGGAGGGAGATGCTTCTCAGGAATGTGGGATTTCAACTTTAACTCAAATTTTTTGTGGTTTCTCATGTAATGTATGTAATTCTTCCAAGGTCTGGATTCTTCCTGTTCTGTTCAGAATTCCGCCCCAAGATCAAATCCACAAACCCCGGCATCTCTATTGGAGACGTGGCAAAAAAGCTGGGTGAGATGTGGAATAATTTAAATGACAGTGAAAAGCAGCCTTACATCACTAAGGCGGCAAAGCTGAAGGAGAAGTATGAGAAGGTAAGGTGGGGCTGGTAGCCTGGACTGGTGAACAGGCAGTGGCTCTGTTATCAGTAGGTTTCAGGGCATGTGGCAGCTTTGCTGGGCTGAGTACTTAGCATAGCGCTCAAGGGCCCATCCCCCTGCAAGGTAGCTACGGGTGCTGGTGTTCATGCTCTTTTTTGACAGGTCTTTGTTTTGGGGACAACTTCAGGCTTGAAAAATTTTGCttactctttaagaaaaaaaaaatggtaacagAGGATTTGATAGTGCTACTAATGTGACTTGAAGGACACTTGAACACCCACTAACTTTTAAATTCGAATGGCTAAGAACCAAATTCATATATGGAAAcacttcaaatatatatgatagcAGCACTGTCTTACTTGATTTCAATTCCTGTCCTCTTACCTGAGATGAGGACTGCATGTTTCTACTTTGTGTTAAAACAGCCGCATACTCATTTGAAATGTGTCCCTGTTCCTCTAGGATGTTGCTGACTATAAGTCGAAAGGAAAGTTTGATGGTGCAAAGGGTCCTGCTAAAGTTGCCCGGAAAAAGgtggaagaggaagatgaagaagaggaggaggaagaagaggaggaggaggaggaggaggatgaataAAGAAGCTGTTTATCTGTCTCCTTGTGAATACTTAGAGTAGGGGAGCGCCGTAATTGACACATCTCttatttgagaagtgtctattgcCCTCATTAGGTTTAATTACAAAATTTGATCACGATCATATTGTAGTCTCTCAAAGTGCTCTAGAAATTGTCAGTGGTTTACATGAAGTGGCCATGGGTGTCTGGAGCACCCTGAAACTGTATCaaagttgtacatatttccaaacatttttaaaatgaaaaggcacTCTCGTGTTCTCCTCACTCTGTGCACTTTGCTGTTGGTGTGACAAGGCATTTAAAGATgtttttggcattttctttttatttgtaaggTGGTGGTAACTATGGTTATTGGCTAGAAATCCTGAGTTTTCAACTGTATATATCTATAGtttgtaaaaagaacaaaacaaccgAGACAAACTCTTTTGATGCTCCTTGCTCGGCGTTGAGGCTGTGGGGAAGATGCCTTTTGGAGAGGCTGTAGCTCAGGGCGTGCACTGTGAGGCTGGACCTGTTGACTCTGCAGGGGGCATCCATTTAGCTTCAGGTTGTCTTGTTTCTGTATATAGTGACATAGCATTCTGCTGCCATCTTAGCTGTGGACAAAGGGGGGTCAGCTGGCatgagaatatttttttttttaagtgcggtagtttttaaactttgtttttaaacaaactaTAGAACTCTTCATTGTCAGCAAAGCAAAGAGTCACTGCATCAATGAAAGTTCAAGAACCTCCTGTACTTAAACACGATTCGCAAcgttctgttattttttttgtatgtttagaatgctgaaatgtttttgaagttaaataaacagtattacatttttaaaactcttctcTATTATAACAGTCAATTTCTGACTCACAGCAGTGAACAAACCCCCACTCCATTGTATTTGGAGACTGGCCTCCCTATAAATGTGGTAGCTTCTTTTATTACTCAGTGGCCAGCTCACTTAGGGCTGAGATGAAGGAGAGGGCTACTTGAAGCTACTGTGTGATTTTGTTTGTGTCTGAGTGGCATTCAGATGAAGTCTGGAGGAGTTAGGAGAACGACATAGGCAAGGTTCAGCAGCCTTCCAAGGTATAGGAAGGTGGGTGATTAGGACTGAGGCTATCTAGGTTTAACTTTtgtcccacctccaccccctatTTTGTGGGGCCAAATGCATTGCTAAACAGCAATTTCAGAGTGTATGGTGTGTCAAAAATTAaggccttattttttttctctttcacccCTACCCCCCGTGCTCCTGGCACATATCACATTATTTGTGGTGCCCAACATTTGGGGTCTTGAGCCTGCTGCTGGTCTCCTGGATGCCAGTGAGGGTATGTGGGATGGGGTGGTGGGGTAGGGGACGGTATCCTTTTTTTGCTCCTACTTCGAAACACCAAACACCCCAAGGAAGATGATAGGCTCCATCTTGGGTCACCTGAGCTATAGGGCAGGCTAATGGAATCAACCATTTCTAAGCACTAAATGTATCATGAAAAGTTGAATGGCCTACTCGTAAGTTTAGCTCATTCACTGGAAATGTAGATTGATGTTCAATGTTAAACTGGAAGGAGCTTGGTTTGTGTGTCAGTGGTTATATTAGTGGGTAGTGTTAACATTTTATCCAGGTTGGGGTGAGGGGAGATGGCCACAGTAGCAAGTGGTGACAGTACCATTTTGAAGGCTGATGTGTATATACATCATTACTGTCTGTAGCAATGAAGGATACAGTACTGTGTTGTGGGTGAGTGTTGCTGTTGCCCAGCATTAATATTTGGGTGTGTATGTTTGAGGCTATGAAACACACAGGAGTGTTTTTGTGGTATTAATTTTAAGAGAAAGCAGCTTTTTCTTAAAATTCACTGTTCAGAAACTTGCATGTCTGGAGGCGGTGTCCTCTCCGCCCTGTCGGGTCCTGGATGAGTACGAGTTATGGTCACGGTCACAGCCTGATCTCTATGTATTCATAGCCATTCGCTCTCCCATCAGAACTGTTTGTCCTGAATGTGTTCCTCTAGTTCTAGAAAATGACCACTAATTTAAAAAACTCGGTTGTGAGGTTTGCCCAGAGGCCCTTGTTCCAGAATTtcccctcctgcttcagccatgtCACTTGGCATTCTAAGCTAAAGCTTTAGCTTCCCAATTCATGATGTGCTAGGCCAAGATTCGGGAGCTGTTGCCAGCCTCGTCAAATACGGAAGAGAACCTGCAGTCAAAAGGGAGTGATTTGTTAAGTGGTGCGCGTCTATCTCATAACTAGATGTACCAACCAGGGAAGGGCAGAGGATGGAAAGGGGTAACTTTTGTGCTTCCAAAGTAGCTAAGCAGAAGTGGGGAAGCAGTTTAGCCAGATGATCTTTGATTAGGCAAACATTGAGTTTTAAAGAGGCTGTCAAGTTGAGGCCACTTGGTCCATTAGCTGGGGCAGCAAGATCACTACTCAACGTTTTCACACTGTGGCAAGATTGCTCTTCTAGTGGAATAATGCCCTAGTTTCTCTGAGATGATGTAAGTGGCATGATGTTACCTAAGGCTTAGGCTTAGCTTGGTTTCTGGGCCCACTGTGTGTGTTCTTAAGATGCCaacctgttgcttttttttttcccccccatttAAAAGGATAGTACCTACTCCCTCTAACCACCTCACCCCATTCTTAAATGACATTTTATCCTTCGGAAAGAACAAGGCTGTGATGTAGTGACTATTGTCTGTGtctcctgtgtgtgtctgttcttGTCACAAATGTATTTGGGGACGTTGGATGCATTCATTTTCTGTAATAAAGTTTCTTAATCACTCTTCCCAAAAAGTAATCAGTGGGCTGTCTGCGATCTGTCTGAGATACTGAACCTCTGTACTTTTGGTTGATTATCATCAAGGTTTTAGAAGTACAAACTTCGTGGTAACCATAGATCTGAACTACTAACATTTAGTGGAATGATACCATCAAAATGACGCGAGTGTTAAGGACTCCAAAGCCCCAAGATCAACCTCTTGGCCCGAGGCATAAGGGGGAGTTGGCTCTGAAGCCCTGGACCGGGATAAATAGGCAATTTGCAGGATGCTAACGAGCTACTATTTGATAAAGTGGTTGGGTACTTGTAATCAGCCAGCCCTGCCCACAGGGCTCCTCGAGGCCAAGGGTCTGGGCTTAGTTGGCTGACTCAGCCATGCCCAACAAGGAGTTCTGGAGGAGAGCCACAGGGACCGCTTGCTGTTCTTGGCTCCCAGCTCAGTTTTCTGTGGAGCCCAAGGCTACCTGGTAAGGAAAGGCCATTGAGCCAGCTTGGCGGCCCCAAGCTTCCCTTACTGCTTCAACCAGAGCAGCCTCCCACCCTATTTTATATGTTGGGCATCCTACGATTTCAGCTTTCAAAAGAAGCTGGGATACCAtatcaataaaaggaaaaagacacacatgagcatctcaatagacacaaaaACCTTGACAAacactttcatgataaaaacaagggtagaagggaacttcctcaacctgatataGGACGTTTAGGAAAACCCATGGGTTTATTCATGAttgtactagaagttctagccagggcaattaggcaagagaaaaagaaaacatccagACTGAAATTGAGAAGACAAAGCTATGTCTATTTGTAGATGATATGACCTTGTATACAGATAACCGTAAGGAATCTCCAAATAAAACTGCTAGAAAAATGAATTGATCAGCTGCAGTATACAAGATTAACATACAAAAACTagtatttctatataccagcCATGAACAATCTGAAACTAAGAAAACATTCTCTTAAATATctacaataacatcaaaaagaataaaatattcaggaaTGAACAATGTAAGTGCAAAACTTACATGgggaaaagtacaaaacattaaAGACCTAAGGAAATAGACATTCCACGTTCATGAATGGGAAggtttaatattgttaagatggcaatactcctgAAATTGATCTAGAACGCAATCTCTATTAGAATCCCAGCTGGCTTCCTCTAGTAGAAATCAGGCTGATTCTAAATGTCATATAGAAATTCAAGAGATGCAGGAGATACCCAGATCAATCTTGAAAACAGTTGGAGGATTCACatttcttgatttcaaaactactttattaaaacatttttttgagacagagtcttgctctgttgtccaggctattgtgcagtggcacaatcacagctcattgcagcctcaacctcccaggctcaaggcatccttccacctcatcctcccaggtaactgggactacaagtagcaccaccgcacctggctaatttaatttcttttagagacagggtctcactgtgttgcccaggctggtcacaaactcctggactcaatcctcctgcctcgacctcccaaactgtAGGGATTACAGCACacctgtgagccactgcacctggcctgatttgaaaacttacaacaaagccaggtgcagtggctcatgcctgtaatcccagcactttgggaggccaaggcaggtgggtcacttaaggtcaagtgttcaagaccagcctggccaacatgatgaaaccccatctctactaaaaataccaaaaaaaaaaaaaaaaaaaaaaaattccaggtatggtggcacatgcctgtagtttcagctactctggccggaggttgaggcaggagaatcgcttgaacccaggaggcggaggttgcagtgagccaagactgtggccactgcactctaagctgggcaacagagtgagtgagactctgtctcaaaaaaacaaaaacaaaaaacccaaaaacttaaagctacagtaatcaagatggtGTAGTACCAGCATAACGACAGACATATAGGCCAATACAATTGTGAGTCCAGAAATGAACCCAGACATTTGTGGCCAACTGATTTTTCAATGGGGATAAAAATAACATTCAATGGGGGAAataattttcaacaaatgatgttgggacaactggatatccatgtgcaAAGGAATGAATTTTGACCCTTCCCTCATAgcacattcaaaaatcaattcaaaatagaTGAAAGACCCAAATGTAAGAGCTacaactataaaattcttagtaGGAAACGTAAGTGTGAatttcatgaccttggatttggcaatagtTTCTTAGGACACCAAAAGCACATGCAACTAAAGAAAACAATAGATAagttgaacttcattaaaattaaaacaaacaaaacttttgtgcttcaaacaGTACCAccaggaaagtgaaaagacaacctacagaatgggggaaaatatttgcacatcatATATCCTATAGGGATctagtattcaaaatatataaagaactattacaactcagcaataaaaagacaacccaatttaaaaaatgagcaaaagatcttaacagacatttctccaaagaagatgtataaatggccaataaacacatgaaaaatcctcagcatcattagtcatcaagAAATTTAAATCAAGACTATAATAAGATACTACTtaacacccactaggatggttataataatgataaaaaagggAGCTCTTTCCTTTCGCTGCTGCGACTACAGCCATGAGTATGCTCAGGCTTCAGAAGAGGCTCGCCTCTAGTGTCCTTCGCTGTGGCAAGAAGAAGGTGTGGTTGGATCCCAATAAGACCAATGAAATCGCCAATGCCAATTCCCATCAGCAGATCTGGAAGCTGATCAAAGATGGGCTGATCATCCGCAAGCCTGTGACGGTCCATTCCCAGGCTCGATGCCAGAAAAACACCTTGGCCCACTGGAAGGGCAGGCACATAGGCATAGATAAGTGAAAGGGTACAGCCAATGCCCGAATGCCAGAGAAGGTCACGTGGATGAAGAGAATGAGGATTCTGCACCGGCTGCTCAGAAGATACTGTGAATCTAAGAAGATTGATCGCCACATGTATCACAGCCTGTACCTGAAGGTGCAGGGGAATGTGTTCACAAACAAGCCGATTCTCATGGAACACAGCCACAAGCTGAAGGCAGACAAGGCTCACAAGAAGCTCCTGGCTGACCAGGCTGAGGCCCGCAGGCCTAAGACCAAGGAAGCACGGAAGCGCAGTGAAGAGCGCCTCCAGGCCAAGAAGGAGGAGATCATCAAGACTTTGTTCAAGGAGGAAGACACCAAGAAATAAAAGCTCGCCTTTTGTCTGTACATACTGGCCTCCGTGATTACATAGATcagccattaaaataaaacaagcctTTATCtgcttgccaaaaaaaaaaaaaaaaagataaaaaaggaaaataactagTACTGGTGAGGACGTAGAGAAATTACAGTCCTGGTACATtgcaggtgggaatgtaaaatggtgccgtCGCTATGGGAAAcagcttggagatttctcaataagttaaacatagaattaccatatggctcatcagttccactcctaggtatacacccaaaataattgaaaacaggtattcaaacaaatacttgtacatgaatattcatgtacataattttttttttttgagacagagtctcactctgtcacccaggctggagtgcaatggcatgatcttggctcaccacaacctccgccttccgggttcaagcgattctcctgcctcagcctcccgagtagctgagattacaagcgcgcaccatcacatccggctaattttgtatttttagtagagacagggtttcaccatgttggtcaggctggtcttgaactcctgacctcaggtgatccgctcaccttgacctcccaaagcgctgggattacaggcatgagccaccata
The Gorilla gorilla gorilla isolate KB3781 chromosome X, NHGRI_mGorGor1-v2.1_pri, whole genome shotgun sequence genome window above contains:
- the HMGB3 gene encoding high mobility group protein B3 isoform X3 produces the protein MAKGDPKKPKGKMSAYAFFVQTCREEHKKKNPEVPVNFAEFSKKCSERWKTMSGKEKSKFDEMAKADKVRYDREMKDYGPAKGGKKKKDPNAPKRPPSGFFLFCSEFRPKIKSTNPGISIGDVAKKLGEMWNNLNDSEKQPYITKAAKLKEKYEKDVADYKSKGKFDGAKGPAKVARKKVEEEDEEEEEEEEEEEEEEDE
- the HMGB3 gene encoding high mobility group protein B3 isoform X2, yielding MQRMEILPARKRNPFIIRIRMAKGDPKKPKGKMSAYAFFVQTCREEHKKKNPEVPVNFAEFSKKCSERWKTMSGKEKSKFDEMAKADKVRYDREMKDYGPAKGGKKKKDPNAPKRPPSGFFLFCSEFRPKIKSTNPGISIGDVAKKLGEMWNNLNDSEKQPYITKAAKLKEKYEKDVADYKSKGKFDGAKGPAKVARKKVEEEDEEEEEEEEEEEEEEDE
- the HMGB3 gene encoding high mobility group protein B3 isoform X1 is translated as MTAADFRGTFFHQEAFDKMEVRMAKGDPKKPKGKMSAYAFFVQTCREEHKKKNPEVPVNFAEFSKKCSERWKTMSGKEKSKFDEMAKADKVRYDREMKDYGPAKGGKKKKDPNAPKRPPSGFFLFCSEFRPKIKSTNPGISIGDVAKKLGEMWNNLNDSEKQPYITKAAKLKEKYEKDVADYKSKGKFDGAKGPAKVARKKVEEEDEEEEEEEEEEEEEEDE